The nucleotide sequence CATCTAAGGATAATTGGTATTGTCTGCAGCTTAAATCTGCTAATCGTTTACATACATCATCTGTTAAGTGAAATGGATTTCCCATTATACTGTAGTCAATCTCTTTTTCATATAATATTTCAAGCAAATCCCAGAAATTAGGATGTAGAATCGGATCTCCTCCAGTTATGCTGAAATATGGTTTGCGGTTTGTTTTTCTACACATTTTTAAGGCGTTTTCAATTACTTTTTCCATGTCCCGGAAGTTCATTGTGTGTAGTTCTTTGTCATTATCTTCAGCAAAGATGTAGCAGTGTTTACATCTTTGGTCACAGTCATCTAAAATATGCCATTGAAATGCAAAATAATCTGCCATTTAAAAGCCTCCTTAAAAAAAAAGAATTTGATTTTAAGATTGGATAATCTTAAAATCTGTCTGATCCACAAGCTGTTGTGATGTCAGAGCCACAAGCAGTATTAATATCTCCACCACTTGCAGTATTAATGTCACTACCACAAGCAGAAGCAACAACATCAGAGCCACAAGCAGTATTAATATCTCCACCACATGCAGTATTAATGTCACTACCACAAGCAGAAGCAACAACATCAGAGCCACAAGCAGTGTTAATATCTCCACCACATGCAGTATTAATGTCACTACCACAAGCAGAAGCTGTGACATCACTGCCACATGCAGTATTAATGTCACTGCCACAAGCAGTTGCAATTACGTTTTGTGCAATTTTAGATACAGAAAAACTTTCGTTTTCATTCCATGCGTTTAATTTAAACATAATATTTTCTCCTTAAAATTTTATAAAAGTTATTTAAACTTTTATTAAAGAGATTATGTTTAAACTTAAATAAAAAGAGAATAGTTACTTAAAAGTAACTATAATAATTTTTCTTCCCATTCCTTGACTTTAAAACCCACTAAAACAGTATCATCACTTACAAGGATTGGTCTTTTCACAAGCATTCCATCAGTAGCTAAAAGATCCAATTGTTCATCCTCAGACATGTCTAGAAGCTTATCTTTAAGTTTTAATTCACGATATTTCATTCCACTGGTATTGAAGAATCTTTTAAGAGGCAACTCGGAGATTTCCCACCATTTCCTTAATTCTTCAGCAGTAGGATTGTCTTCAACAATATGTTTTGATTCATATTCTAAATCATGTTCCTCTAACCAGTTTTTAGCTTTACGGCAAGTGGAACATTTCGGATAATTAACAAATAACATACTATGATTTATGATGTTAGAAATATTTAATTATTTCATCAAAAT is from Methanobrevibacter sp. and encodes:
- a CDS encoding arsenate reductase family protein; its protein translation is MLFVNYPKCSTCRKAKNWLEEHDLEYESKHIVEDNPTAEELRKWWEISELPLKRFFNTSGMKYRELKLKDKLLDMSEDEQLDLLATDGMLVKRPILVSDDTVLVGFKVKEWEEKLL